The Martelella sp. AD-3 genome includes a region encoding these proteins:
- a CDS encoding dihydroxyacetone kinase family protein — protein MKKLINDPRHLVREVLEGILDTTPGLALLDTENVLVRWDDRPVDERPVAVLSGGGSGHEPGHAGYVGMGMLAGAIAGDVFTSPSVDAVLAGIKAVAGPRGAVLIVKNYTGDRLNFGLAAEMATAQGIPTEIVVVADDVALRDTVAPERRRGIAGTVLVHKVAGSAAERGLPVDEVAALARQAAEAVGTMGVALGACTVPSIGKPGFTLGEEEIEIGLGIHGEKGVERVPMQSADALVDRMVDAIVADKALVRDQQVAILVNGLGATPPIELTVVARRALARAREAGLRVERLYCGVYLSALDMPGCSISILPLTDALLAALDAPTEVRVWGGDGRIAPERRILAAPATSTVTRAYAKGDQAEQIRACALAVARELIAAETHLADLDSQAGDGDLGASMVRGAEAIRALSETAFNTPESACAEIGDALRRAIAGSSGPFYAVGLVRAASALQGKAEASARDWSAAFSAAVDAVEQLGGARVGNRTMIDALRPAADALAKGLADGAEPLHAFQAAVTAAQSGADATAEMQPSLGRAAYLGDRAKGVKDGGAVAVSLWLKAISDEIARSREQKGGPGNLPG, from the coding sequence ATGAAAAAACTCATCAACGATCCGCGCCATCTGGTTCGCGAAGTGCTCGAAGGGATTTTGGACACCACGCCCGGTCTAGCGCTTCTCGACACGGAAAACGTTCTTGTCCGCTGGGATGATCGTCCCGTGGATGAGCGACCGGTCGCCGTGCTTTCGGGCGGTGGCAGCGGCCATGAACCCGGACATGCCGGCTATGTCGGCATGGGCATGCTGGCCGGCGCGATTGCCGGCGATGTCTTCACGTCTCCGAGCGTCGACGCCGTTCTCGCCGGCATCAAGGCCGTCGCTGGGCCGCGTGGCGCGGTGCTTATCGTCAAGAACTATACTGGTGACCGCCTCAATTTCGGCCTGGCCGCGGAAATGGCCACGGCACAGGGTATTCCCACCGAAATCGTCGTTGTTGCCGATGACGTGGCGCTGAGGGACACCGTTGCGCCCGAGCGCCGCCGCGGCATTGCCGGTACAGTTCTTGTGCACAAGGTGGCAGGAAGCGCTGCCGAACGCGGCCTGCCGGTCGATGAGGTTGCGGCGCTGGCGCGCCAAGCCGCCGAGGCCGTCGGCACCATGGGCGTGGCGCTTGGCGCCTGCACTGTGCCCTCCATCGGCAAGCCGGGCTTCACACTCGGGGAAGAGGAGATTGAAATCGGTCTCGGCATTCATGGGGAGAAGGGCGTCGAGCGGGTCCCCATGCAATCTGCCGATGCCCTCGTTGATCGCATGGTTGACGCCATCGTCGCCGACAAGGCGCTTGTCCGCGATCAGCAGGTTGCCATTCTCGTCAACGGCCTTGGCGCAACACCGCCGATCGAGCTGACTGTCGTCGCGAGGCGTGCTCTGGCGCGCGCCCGCGAAGCGGGGCTGCGCGTCGAGCGCCTCTATTGCGGCGTCTATCTATCCGCCCTCGACATGCCGGGCTGCTCCATCAGCATTCTGCCACTGACGGATGCGTTGCTTGCCGCGCTTGACGCGCCCACCGAAGTGCGCGTCTGGGGCGGTGACGGCAGGATCGCGCCCGAACGTCGCATCCTTGCCGCGCCGGCAACAAGCACCGTGACGAGGGCGTATGCGAAGGGTGATCAGGCCGAACAGATCCGTGCCTGCGCGCTGGCGGTCGCGCGCGAACTGATCGCCGCCGAAACCCATCTCGCCGATCTCGACAGCCAGGCCGGCGATGGCGATCTGGGCGCCAGCATGGTGCGTGGCGCCGAAGCAATCCGCGCCCTGTCCGAGACCGCCTTCAATACACCCGAATCCGCCTGCGCGGAGATCGGGGACGCGCTCCGGCGCGCCATCGCCGGGAGTTCGGGCCCATTTTATGCTGTAGGGCTTGTTCGCGCCGCCAGCGCCCTGCAGGGTAAGGCCGAAGCCTCGGCCCGGGACTGGTCCGCTGCCTTCTCTGCCGCGGTCGATGCTGTCGAGCAACTCGGTGGCGCTCGGGTCGGAAACCGTACAATGATCGATGCCCTGCGTCCGGCTGCCGATGCCTTGGCGAAGGGCCTTGCTGACGGCGCCGAGCCTCTTCACGCATTCCAAGCCGCTGTCACAGCCGCACAATCCGGCGCCGATGCAACCGCCGAGATGCAACCCTCGCTCGGACGTGCAGCGTATCTCGGCGATCGTGCCAAAGGCGTGAAGGACGGGGGTGCTGTCGCAGTCTCACTGTGGCTCAAGGCCATTTCGGA